In Aquimarina spinulae, a single window of DNA contains:
- a CDS encoding type 1 periplasmic binding fold superfamily protein, which produces MMNTRKLLSTLIVGGILFASCSSDDDNPVPVNEEELITKMTVSLVGGGGTVTLIVTDEDGADGPKEPVITVSGSLSANTTYTGSVELLNESESPAESINEEIEAEADEHQFFYETSSALNITTAYTDKESDYKKEDGTSFTTTNPVGLAFTVTTTGAGTGTFTVTLRHQPNKAAEGVVGGNITNAGGDTDITQSFDITVQ; this is translated from the coding sequence ATGATGAACACACGCAAACTTTTATCAACGCTTATCGTCGGAGGTATTTTATTCGCATCTTGCTCTAGCGATGATGATAATCCTGTACCGGTTAATGAAGAGGAATTAATAACCAAAATGACGGTATCTCTAGTTGGTGGTGGAGGAACTGTAACTTTAATTGTTACCGATGAAGATGGAGCAGATGGTCCGAAAGAACCAGTAATAACAGTTTCAGGCAGTTTAAGCGCCAATACAACATATACTGGATCTGTAGAATTGCTTAATGAATCTGAGAGTCCTGCCGAATCAATCAATGAAGAGATAGAGGCAGAAGCAGATGAACATCAGTTTTTCTACGAAACAAGTTCTGCACTAAACATTACCACAGCTTATACTGATAAAGAATCAGATTATAAAAAAGAAGATGGAACCTCTTTTACGACAACGAATCCTGTTGGACTAGCATTTACAGTAACAACAACAGGTGCAGGAACCGGAACCTTTACAGTAACATTGAGACACCAACCTAATAAAGCTGCAGAAGGAGTAGTCGGTGGTAATATTACTAATGCAGGAGGTGATACTGATATTACCCAAAGTTTTGATATTACAGTACAATAA
- a CDS encoding TonB-dependent receptor: MKRHTWLLVFLLGINLLSAQECDKTLSGRVIDFHDGAPLEGATITFNNRTIVTDASGKYSITGLCATAYAFTVSHEKCNSQVVTLDVGKTSSKDFSLEHHLNELEEVKVSGANNTKTTSAQEETIGSDIIEKYGSASLGDALREITGVSSLNTGSTIVKPIIQGLSGSRVLIMNNGVRMQDMEWGDEHAPNIDINTAGNVTVVKGASALQYGGDAIGGVIIMEPHKVPAKDTLFGKTRLSGAVNGRGGSVSSELIKGYKNGWFFKVQGTLKRFGDVEAPDYVLSNTGVFEKGASLSFGVNKFTHGWDAYYSFFDNEIGVLATSHIGNVDDLIDAINEQQPAIVRDFTYEIDNPKQEVTHHLGRLRYFKRFEELGKWNTQYDFQYNKRLEFDIRRTEELTKLPSIDLELKTHTLTSDFSFDSNPDFLWNVGVLFRYQNNFADPGTGVKRLIPDYDKYDTGVFVTGEYGATNDIIIDAGIRYDYNRMDAKKFYLKSRWEERGYDVEFSDLIIEDFNTQWLTNPVFDYHSVSGTAGIQYTFREDYEFRFNYALAQRAPNPSELFSDGLHHSAARIELGDLRMDQETSHKISLTAQKNTEKWGWEIAPYANFINDYILLEPVDVELSIRGAFPVWEYRQTNVRLLGVDAKLYANWHQNWRTDHSFSMVKGKENKKDAALINIPAPTFNNSITYSNKNWFGLNVSLESQYFLRQNEYPSNISVFSPQQNEDVLLKVNTPPDAYHLLNADTSMEFPLGERNKLKVGLTINNILNTSYRNYLNRQRYFADDLGRNFLLRLSINY; encoded by the coding sequence ATGAAAAGACACACTTGGTTACTTGTGTTTCTTCTCGGGATTAATCTCCTTTCAGCACAAGAATGTGATAAAACACTTTCTGGCAGAGTCATAGATTTTCATGACGGAGCACCCCTTGAAGGCGCTACAATAACATTTAATAATCGTACAATCGTGACAGACGCTTCTGGTAAATATTCTATTACAGGTTTATGTGCGACGGCATATGCTTTTACTGTTTCTCATGAAAAGTGTAATTCGCAGGTAGTAACTCTTGATGTAGGCAAAACGTCCTCAAAAGATTTCTCCTTAGAACATCACCTTAATGAATTAGAAGAAGTAAAAGTTTCGGGAGCCAATAATACTAAAACAACTTCTGCTCAAGAAGAAACGATAGGCTCTGATATCATAGAAAAATACGGCAGTGCCTCTTTGGGAGATGCCCTTAGAGAAATTACAGGTGTTTCGTCTTTAAATACCGGATCTACGATAGTAAAACCGATTATTCAGGGTCTTAGCGGAAGTCGTGTATTGATCATGAATAATGGCGTTCGGATGCAAGATATGGAATGGGGTGACGAACATGCACCTAATATAGATATTAACACAGCAGGAAATGTTACTGTTGTTAAAGGAGCTTCTGCACTACAGTATGGAGGAGACGCAATAGGTGGTGTTATCATTATGGAACCTCATAAAGTACCTGCAAAAGATACTTTATTTGGGAAAACCCGATTGTCAGGAGCTGTAAATGGTAGAGGAGGATCGGTTTCTTCAGAATTGATTAAAGGATATAAGAATGGATGGTTTTTTAAAGTACAAGGAACATTAAAACGCTTTGGAGATGTAGAAGCACCAGATTATGTTCTTTCGAATACGGGAGTATTCGAAAAAGGAGCTTCCTTATCTTTTGGAGTAAATAAATTTACTCACGGCTGGGATGCATATTATTCTTTTTTTGATAACGAAATTGGAGTACTGGCAACATCTCATATTGGCAATGTAGACGATCTTATAGATGCTATTAATGAGCAGCAACCTGCAATTGTTAGAGATTTTACCTATGAGATTGATAATCCTAAGCAAGAAGTTACTCACCATCTGGGACGTCTTCGGTATTTTAAACGTTTTGAAGAACTTGGAAAATGGAATACGCAATATGATTTTCAATATAATAAACGATTAGAGTTTGATATTCGTAGAACAGAAGAACTCACCAAATTACCTAGTATAGATCTTGAGCTAAAAACACATACGCTAACTTCAGATTTTAGTTTTGATTCGAATCCTGATTTTCTGTGGAATGTAGGAGTGTTATTTAGATATCAGAATAATTTTGCAGACCCAGGTACAGGAGTAAAAAGATTAATTCCCGACTATGATAAGTATGATACTGGAGTATTTGTTACAGGTGAATATGGTGCAACAAATGATATCATTATAGATGCAGGTATTCGATACGATTATAATCGTATGGATGCTAAGAAATTTTATTTAAAATCAAGATGGGAAGAAAGAGGATATGATGTAGAATTTTCTGATCTCATTATTGAGGATTTTAATACACAATGGCTTACTAATCCAGTTTTTGATTACCATAGTGTTTCTGGTACCGCAGGAATACAATATACTTTTAGAGAAGATTACGAATTCAGATTCAATTATGCATTAGCACAACGCGCTCCTAATCCTTCAGAGTTATTTAGTGATGGCCTACATCACTCGGCTGCGAGAATTGAGTTAGGAGATTTAAGGATGGATCAGGAAACATCTCATAAAATATCTCTAACCGCACAAAAGAATACAGAAAAATGGGGATGGGAAATTGCACCATATGCCAATTTTATAAATGATTATATTTTGCTAGAACCTGTAGATGTCGAGCTATCTATACGAGGAGCGTTTCCTGTTTGGGAATATCGACAAACCAATGTTAGATTATTGGGTGTAGATGCAAAACTTTATGCCAATTGGCATCAGAACTGGAGAACAGATCATAGTTTTTCTATGGTAAAAGGAAAAGAAAATAAAAAAGATGCTGCATTGATCAATATCCCTGCACCAACTTTTAATAACAGTATTACTTATAGTAACAAAAATTGGTTCGGACTTAATGTTTCTTTAGAAAGTCAATACTTTTTGAGACAAAATGAGTACCCGTCCAATATATCTGTGTTCTCTCCACAGCAAAATGAAGATGTATTATTAAAGGTCAATACTCCTCCAGATGCATATCATTTATTAAATGCAGACACTAGTATGGAGTTCCCTTTAGGAGAACGAAATAAACTAAAAGTTGGATTAACAATAAACAACATATTGAATACAAGCTATAGAAATTACTTAAATCGTCAGCGATATTTTGCAGATGATTTAGGTAGGAATTTTTTATTAAGATTATCAATTAACTATTAA
- a CDS encoding alpha/beta hydrolase family protein, translated as MMIKNKNIIVAGKHQKPILTDVFYTNNELPKPIIIFCHGYKGFKDWGAWDLVAETFANAGFFFVKFNFSHNGGTTKQPIDFPDLEAFGNNNYIKELDDLETIINWVTSSGFKFKNEINTANISLIGHSRGGGIVTIKAAEDKRITTLITWASVSDYKNRFPKGEAFTYWQKKGVMYIENGRTKQQMPHYFQFYTSFIENEDRLTIANAAKKIEIPHLIVHGTSDPTVDVQESKNIHAWSVNSQLFIVEGADHIFGVKHPWQNNNLSKHLEEIVQKSIDFIGL; from the coding sequence ATGATGATTAAAAACAAAAATATAATAGTAGCAGGAAAACATCAAAAACCAATTTTGACAGATGTTTTCTATACTAATAATGAGTTGCCAAAACCTATTATTATTTTTTGTCATGGGTATAAAGGTTTTAAAGATTGGGGAGCCTGGGATCTGGTGGCAGAAACTTTTGCCAATGCTGGATTTTTCTTTGTAAAATTTAATTTCTCGCATAACGGAGGCACTACAAAACAACCTATTGATTTTCCTGACCTCGAAGCTTTTGGTAATAATAATTATATCAAAGAATTGGATGATTTAGAAACCATTATAAATTGGGTAACCTCTTCAGGTTTTAAATTCAAAAATGAAATTAATACTGCAAACATTTCTTTGATAGGCCATTCTCGTGGTGGTGGAATTGTAACTATTAAAGCCGCAGAAGATAAGAGAATCACTACATTAATAACATGGGCAAGCGTTTCTGATTATAAAAATCGATTTCCAAAAGGAGAAGCCTTTACATATTGGCAGAAGAAAGGAGTAATGTATATCGAAAATGGAAGAACCAAACAGCAAATGCCACATTATTTTCAGTTTTACACATCTTTTATCGAGAATGAAGATAGATTAACCATCGCTAATGCAGCCAAAAAAATTGAAATACCACATTTAATTGTTCATGGTACAAGTGATCCGACAGTTGATGTGCAGGAAAGCAAAAATATACACGCCTGGAGCGTCAATAGCCAACTATTCATAGTAGAAGGAGCAGATCATATCTTTGGTGTAAAACATCCCTGGCAAAACAACAATTTATCAAAACACCTTGAGGAAATAGTGCAAAAAAGTATAGATTTTATAGGTCTTTAA
- a CDS encoding PD-(D/E)XK nuclease family protein: protein MKSFLKEVILEVQGTTEKISDLIFLVPSKRAGLFLKKELLETYPDQTLFAPIILSIEEFIVRLSGLQQIDNVQTLFEFYETYLNTHTHLEKEDFETFSNWAQTLIYDFNEIDRYCIDHKSFFAYLSGIQDLNHWYLQKEKTELVKNYIRFWENLMDYYDNFKNKLLSKKIGYQGLLYRKASEDIQAYINTESKTHILVGFNALNNAEQIIFQSLLEANIARVYWDADQFFMENTYHEASLFLRTYKNQWGYYKKNPFQWVQNNFSEEKDITLVGVPKNIGQAKSIGQILTSIPKSEIEKTALVLADETLLQPLLNSLPNTIEALNITMGLPLKEVPIAAFFELLFSLHKNSSSKGFYYKLVLEILNSLPAYRILGFEATRLINTISKENIVYITLDKLQEKASDEEKQTLALLFDPWKDVTTALENCKKIILLLKNNLDKKNDELELEYVYHFHLVFNKVFTLHDSYQYLETIGSLYTLYKDIMMSETLDFSGEPFSGLQLMGMLESRCLDFETVIITSVNEGVLPAGKSMNSFIPYDLKRAYSLPTYKEKDAIYTYHFYRLIQRAKKVYLLYNTEDEGVGGGEKSRFLLQLDIDKRPKHKLTKYVVSAEVPMLTNQPLQIKKNEAVLLKLKELCAYGLSPSALTAYIRNPMDFYYKYVLGVTETEQVEETIAANTLGTVIHNTLETFYKPLENKFLTIEDIDKMRSQIDIELRDQFKQEYTKLNITQGKNLLIFEVAKQYVYNFLKAEEKLIKSGARLKILAIESNLKTKLKIPELDFPIYIKGKVDRIDELDGQVRIIDYKTGRVGRNDVVIMDWDIITDEYKYSKVIQVLAYAYMQHNENPISEAFQAGIISFKNLQEGFLKFGTKESIRGKANYEITNAVFDDYLLQLKKLILKIFNIEIPFIEKEV, encoded by the coding sequence TTGAAAAGTTTCCTAAAAGAAGTTATCCTAGAAGTGCAAGGCACTACAGAAAAAATAAGTGATCTAATTTTTCTGGTGCCTAGTAAAAGAGCAGGGCTTTTTCTTAAAAAAGAACTTTTAGAGACATATCCCGATCAAACTCTTTTTGCGCCAATAATCCTTAGTATTGAAGAATTTATTGTTCGATTATCAGGATTGCAACAAATTGATAATGTTCAGACATTATTTGAGTTTTATGAAACCTATTTAAACACTCATACTCACTTAGAAAAGGAAGATTTCGAAACATTTAGTAATTGGGCCCAGACCCTAATCTATGATTTTAATGAAATCGACAGATACTGTATAGATCATAAGAGCTTTTTTGCTTATTTATCAGGGATACAAGACTTAAACCATTGGTATTTACAAAAAGAAAAGACCGAATTAGTTAAAAATTATATTAGGTTTTGGGAAAACCTGATGGATTACTATGACAATTTTAAAAATAAACTGCTTTCCAAAAAAATAGGATATCAAGGGTTGCTGTACAGAAAAGCATCAGAAGATATCCAGGCATATATTAATACCGAAAGTAAAACACATATCCTGGTAGGGTTTAATGCACTTAATAATGCAGAGCAGATCATTTTTCAATCACTTTTAGAAGCTAATATAGCTCGGGTGTATTGGGACGCAGATCAATTTTTTATGGAGAATACCTACCACGAAGCATCATTATTCTTACGAACATATAAAAATCAATGGGGATATTATAAAAAGAATCCATTTCAATGGGTACAAAACAATTTTTCTGAAGAAAAAGACATTACTCTGGTAGGAGTACCTAAAAATATAGGGCAAGCAAAATCTATTGGTCAGATACTTACTTCGATACCCAAGTCCGAGATCGAAAAAACAGCTTTGGTACTTGCAGACGAGACGCTATTGCAGCCCCTGCTTAATTCATTGCCTAATACAATCGAAGCCCTAAATATTACAATGGGACTACCTCTTAAAGAAGTTCCAATAGCTGCATTTTTTGAGCTGTTATTTAGCCTTCATAAAAACTCTAGCTCCAAAGGATTCTATTATAAATTAGTATTAGAGATTTTAAATAGCCTACCCGCGTATAGAATATTAGGATTTGAAGCAACACGATTAATCAATACCATTTCTAAAGAAAATATCGTTTACATAACATTAGATAAACTACAAGAAAAAGCTTCGGATGAGGAGAAACAAACTCTTGCATTACTATTTGATCCTTGGAAAGATGTTACTACAGCCTTAGAAAATTGTAAAAAAATAATACTATTACTCAAGAATAATCTTGATAAGAAAAACGATGAGTTAGAACTAGAATATGTATATCATTTCCATTTAGTTTTTAATAAAGTTTTTACACTACATGATAGCTATCAATACTTAGAAACGATTGGATCTTTATATACATTGTATAAAGATATTATGATGTCTGAGACATTAGATTTTTCTGGTGAGCCATTTAGCGGACTACAGCTTATGGGAATGTTAGAATCCCGATGTCTTGATTTTGAAACTGTTATTATCACTTCAGTTAATGAAGGAGTTTTACCTGCCGGGAAAAGCATGAATTCTTTCATTCCTTATGATCTCAAAAGAGCATACAGCCTTCCTACATATAAAGAAAAAGACGCTATATATACATATCACTTTTATAGATTGATCCAAAGAGCTAAAAAAGTATACCTGCTGTATAATACAGAAGACGAAGGAGTAGGTGGTGGAGAAAAGAGCAGATTTCTACTTCAGTTAGATATTGATAAAAGACCCAAGCATAAACTCACAAAATATGTAGTGTCGGCAGAAGTCCCTATGTTAACTAACCAACCATTGCAGATAAAGAAAAATGAAGCGGTTTTGCTAAAATTAAAAGAACTATGTGCATACGGGTTGTCCCCTTCTGCATTAACTGCTTATATAAGAAACCCGATGGACTTCTATTATAAATATGTTTTGGGTGTTACAGAAACCGAACAGGTAGAAGAAACTATCGCTGCAAATACTTTGGGGACAGTTATCCATAATACACTCGAAACTTTTTATAAACCATTAGAAAATAAGTTTCTAACTATCGAAGATATCGATAAGATGAGAAGCCAAATCGATATCGAACTTCGGGATCAGTTTAAACAAGAATATACAAAACTCAATATCACGCAAGGTAAAAATCTTTTGATTTTTGAAGTAGCCAAGCAATATGTGTATAATTTCTTGAAAGCCGAGGAGAAACTAATAAAGAGTGGTGCCCGATTAAAGATTCTGGCGATAGAAAGTAATCTAAAAACGAAATTAAAAATTCCTGAGTTGGATTTTCCTATTTATATTAAAGGAAAAGTAGATCGTATTGATGAGCTGGATGGGCAAGTAAGGATAATAGATTATAAGACAGGAAGAGTAGGTCGAAATGATGTTGTTATTATGGATTGGGATATAATTACCGATGAATATAAATACAGCAAAGTAATCCAGGTTTTGGCGTATGCATATATGCAACATAATGAAAATCCAATTTCAGAAGCTTTTCAAGCAGGCATAATTTCATTTAAGAATCTTCAGGAAGGGTTTCTTAAGTTTGGGACAAAAGAAAGCATAAGAGGGAAAGCAAATTACGAAATTACAAATGCAGTGTTTGACGATTATCTACTACAGTTAAAAAAACTGATCCTGAAAATTTTTAATATTGAAATCCCATTTATTGAAAAAGAAGTGTAG
- a CDS encoding OmpA family protein, which translates to MKHLSRFLVASLLVLGFSTANAQDENNPWAVSIGINAVDIFPTGGDLTSQGEIFDEYFNASDHWNILPSVSKLSVGRYIGDGFSFTAAGSVNKIENWGENPVTGEDLKVDDLSYYAIDGRISYSFRKAFGSGWIDPYLGVGGGYTWLDEKGAGTLNGSLGFNFWLTENLAFNLQTTYKHVFEDYETGSYPPTHFQHSAGLTFAFGGKDTDGDGIYDKDDECPDVPGLEEFNGCPDTDGDGITDAKDECPDTAGTAEFNGCPDTDGDGVPDPKDECPTEAGLPALNGCPDADGDGIADGKDGCPNEAGPAANNGCPYQDKDGDGVLDKDDNCPDVAGTVANNGCPEVTEEVQKTLNNYAKTILFDSGKSTIKSESNQALADIISILKEYPNAKFTVEGHTDSVGSAKLNQRLSDSRANSVKNYLTENGIDQFRLSAVGYGEDRPISSNKTRKGRKENRRVEINLVK; encoded by the coding sequence ATGAAACATCTTAGCAGATTTTTAGTGGCTTCGTTACTTGTACTTGGATTTAGTACGGCGAATGCACAAGATGAAAACAATCCTTGGGCGGTTTCTATAGGTATTAATGCCGTTGACATCTTTCCTACTGGGGGAGACCTTACTAGTCAGGGAGAAATTTTCGATGAATATTTTAATGCTAGTGACCACTGGAACATCCTTCCATCTGTTTCCAAATTATCTGTTGGTAGATATATAGGAGATGGTTTTAGTTTTACAGCGGCAGGATCGGTTAACAAAATAGAAAACTGGGGAGAAAATCCTGTTACAGGAGAAGATTTAAAAGTTGATGACCTATCTTATTATGCCATAGATGGTAGAATTAGCTACAGCTTTAGGAAAGCATTTGGTTCAGGTTGGATCGATCCTTACTTAGGTGTAGGTGGAGGTTATACTTGGCTTGATGAAAAAGGAGCTGGAACATTAAACGGTTCTCTTGGATTCAACTTTTGGTTAACTGAAAACTTAGCATTTAACCTTCAAACAACTTATAAGCATGTATTTGAAGATTATGAGACTGGTAGTTACCCACCAACTCATTTCCAACATTCTGCAGGACTTACTTTCGCATTTGGAGGTAAAGATACTGACGGTGACGGAATATATGACAAAGATGATGAGTGTCCAGATGTTCCTGGTTTAGAGGAATTCAACGGATGTCCTGATACTGATGGTGATGGAATCACTGATGCTAAAGATGAATGTCCTGATACTGCAGGTACTGCTGAATTTAATGGATGTCCTGATACTGACGGTGACGGAGTTCCAGATCCTAAAGATGAGTGTCCTACTGAAGCTGGATTACCTGCTCTTAATGGATGTCCTGATGCTGACGGTGATGGTATCGCTGACGGTAAAGATGGTTGTCCTAATGAAGCTGGACCAGCTGCTAATAATGGATGCCCTTACCAAGATAAAGACGGTGATGGTGTATTAGATAAAGATGATAACTGTCCTGACGTTGCTGGTACTGTTGCTAACAATGGTTGTCCAGAAGTAACTGAAGAAGTACAGAAGACTCTTAATAACTATGCAAAAACTATCTTGTTCGATTCTGGTAAATCTACCATTAAATCAGAGTCTAATCAAGCACTTGCTGATATCATATCGATATTAAAAGAGTACCCTAATGCTAAATTTACTGTAGAAGGACATACTGATAGTGTAGGAAGTGCTAAACTTAATCAAAGATTATCTGATTCTAGAGCAAATTCTGTTAAGAACTACTTGACAGAAAATGGTATCGACCAGTTCAGATTATCAGCTGTTGGTTATGGTGAAGACAGACCTATCTCTTCTAATAAGACTAGAAAAGGTAGAAAAGAAAACAGACGTGTAGAGATTAACTTAGTAAAATAA